In one Acomys russatus chromosome 15, mAcoRus1.1, whole genome shotgun sequence genomic region, the following are encoded:
- the Skil gene encoding ski-like protein produces MENLQAKFSLVQGPNKKLSEMEDDGSPPVKKMMTDIHANGKTLAKVKEEHLDDYGDGAVAADGQHAKRSCTSIPETLNLNPSLKHTLAQFHLSSQSSLGGPAAFSARYSQESMSPTVFLPLPSPQVLPGPLLIPSDSSTELTQTVLEGESISCFQVGGEKRLCLPQVLNSVLREFSLQQINTVCDELYIYCSRCTSDQLHILKVLGILPFNAPSCGLITLTDAQRLCNALLRPRTFPQNGSMLPAKSSWAQLKETGSAFEVEHECLGKCQGLFAPQFYVQPDAPCIQCLECCGMFAPQTFVMHSHRSPDKRTCHWGFESAKWHCYLHVNQKYLGTPEEKKLKIILEEMKEKFSVRNGKRTQSKTELPSGMELPSWYPVIKQEGGHVSQPHSFLHPSYYLYMCDKVVAPNVSLTSAVPQSKEVTKTETSKSTSKQAGKPHDSSKHQNTVSYPDVSLEEQEKMDLKTSRELYSCVDSSKSNNSTSKKKSEPTVSNLVRDMSKRDAEASSPLLVRDVTCEDDKGKIMEDVMRTYVKQQEKLNSILQKKQQLQMEVEMLSSSKAMKELTEEQQNLQKELESLQSEHAQRMEEFYVEQRDLERKLEQVMKQQCACDSNREEDKEAEYAAQLAELRQRLDHAEADRQELQDELRQEREARQKLEMMIKELRLQMVTSSQSAKD; encoded by the exons ATGGAAAACCTACAGGCCAAATTCTCCTTGGTCCAGGGTCCAAATAAAAAGTTGAGTGAGATGGAGGATGATGGCAGTCCTCCTGTGAAAAAGATGATGACGGACATTCATGCCAACGGGAAGACGCTGGCCAAGGTGAAAGAGGAGCACTTGGATGACTATGGTGATGGGGCAGTGGCTGCCGATGGCCAGCATGCTAAGCGAAGCTGCACTTCCATCCCTGAGACTCTCAACTTAAACCCCAGTCTGAAACACACGCTGGCACAATTCCATTTAAGTAGTCAGAGCTCCCTGGGTGGACCAGCAGCATTTTCTGCTCGATATTCCCAAGAAAGCATGTCCCCAACGGTGTTCCTGCCTCTTCCGTCTCCTCAGGTTCTCCCTGGTCCCCTTCTCATTCCTTCTGACAGCTCCACGGAGCTCACTCAGACTGTTCTGGAAGGGGAGTCTATTTCTTGTTTTCAAgttggaggagaaaagagactCTGCTTGCCACAAGTCTTAAATTCTGTTCTCCGAGAGTTTTCACTCCAGCAAATCAACACAGTGTGTGATGAGCTGTACATCTACTGTTCAAGGTGTACTTCAGACCAGCTTCATATCTTAAAGGTCCTCGGGATACTTCCATTCAACGCCCCATCTTGTGGGCTCATCACGTTGACTGATGCGCAAAGACTCTGCAATGCTTTACTGCGGCCGCGAACTTTTCCTCAAAATGGTAGCATGCTTCCTGCTAAAAGTTCCTGGGCGCAGTTAAAGGAAACTGGCAGTGCCTTTGAAGTGGAGCACGAATGCCTGGGCAAATGTCAGGGTCTCTTTGCACCCCAGTTTTATGTCCAGCCCGATGCCCCCTGTATCCAGTGTCTGGAATGCTGTGGGATGTTTGCACCCCAGACATTTGTCATGCATTCTCACAGGTCACCTGACAAGAGGACTTGCCACTGGGGCTTTGAGTCGGCCAAGTGGCACTGTTACCTTCACGTGAACCAAAAATACCTAGGGACGCCCgaggaaaagaaactgaagataattttagaagaaatgaaggagaaatttAGCGTGAGGAATGGAAAGAGAACCCAATCAAAG ACAGAGCTGCCGTCAGGAATGGAATTGCCATCATGGTATCCCGTTATAAAACAGGAAGGTGGCCATGTTTCTCAGCCGCATTCGTTTTTACACCCCAG CTATTACTTGTACATGTGTGATAAGGTGGTTGCCCCGAATGTGTCACTCACATCTGCTGTGCCCCAGTCTAAAGAGGTCACCAAGACAGAGACAAGTAAGTCCACCTCCAAACAGGCAGGAAAGCCTCATGATAGTAGTAAACACCAGAACACAGTGTCTTACCCAGACGTCTCACTTGAGGAACAGgagaaaatggatttaaaaacaaGTAGAGAATTGTACAGTTGTGTAG acTCATCAAAGTCAAATAATTCtacaagtaaaaagaaatctGAGCCTACTGTTAGCAACTTAGTAAGAGACATGAGCAAGCGCGATGCCGAAGCTTCCTCTCCACTTCTGGTCAGAGATGTTACTTGTGAAGATGACAAGGGAAAAATTATGGAAGATGTGATGAGAACCTACGTCAAACAGCAGGAGAAGCTGAATTCAATCCTGcaaaagaagcagcagcttcAGATG GAGGTGGAGATGCTGAGCAGCTCAAAGGCGATGAAGGAGCTCACTGAGGAGCAGCAGAATCTGCAGAAAGAGCTTGAGTCTTTGCAGAGTGAGCACGCTCAGAGGATGGAGGAATTTTATGTTGAGCAGAGAGACTTAGAGAGAAAGCTGGAGCAGGTGATGAAACAGCAGTGTGCCTGTGACTCAAACAGAGAGGAGGACAAAGAGGCTGAGTATGCGGCACAG TTGGCAGAGCTGAGGCAAAGACTAGATCATGCTGAGGCCGACAGGCAAGAACTCCAAGATGAGCTGCGGCAGGAGCGCGAGGCCAGGCAGAAGCTAGAGATGATGATCAAGGAGCTGAGGCTGCAGATGGTGACGTCATCACAGAGCGCCAAGGACTAG